The genomic stretch GCCATCATCACGTTTTCCACCGCGGTGAGTTCGGGGATCAGCAGCCCCGACTGAAAAACAAAGCCGAAGGATTCGCGGCGGAGTTTTGAGCGTTCCTTTTCTCCCAGCGTGGCAATATCCCGCGGCGTAGCTGCGGAGGTGCTCAGGAGTACCGAACCGAAGTCGGGCCGTTCAATACCCGCCAGGGTGTGTAACAGGGTGGATTTTCCCGAACCCGAGGGGCCCATGATGGCCACGGATTCTCCGGCACGGATATCCAGGTTCACGCCATCTAGCGCCAAGGTAGATCCATAGGCGCGGCGTAGGTCCCGGGCACTGAGCACGGGGTGGGTGTTAAGAGTGTTCCCGGAGGCGGGATGAGCTTCGATCATGCAACAAGCTTGTCAAATCCCATGGCCTGCGGCATCGGAGCAGATGATGATCTCGCAGCCTTCACTCTCCTACCCAGGGTGGAGCCCGCCCGGGCGCTGGTGCCGGGAAGCGCGGGAATGTCCCGGGCCCCGGGGTGGTTGAAGCACGGTGATGGAACTCGTTCTTTACACCTCAGCCTTCTGCGCACCGTGTGTGCGTGCCCGCTCCGTCCTCGGTCAGGCCCGGGCGCTACTACCCGCCGCCCAGGTCATTGAGGTGGATGTGCTCTCACATCTGGAGGAAGCCGAGACCGCGGGCATCACCTCGACCCCGACCCTGGTGGTCAGCCGGGGCGGCACCGAAGTGTTCCGCGCCACCGGTGTGCCCAGCGTTCCCCAGCTTCTAGCGGCCGCAGCACTCGCCCTCGACTAGGGAATTGTCCGGCCTGACGTGGGATCGAGCGATCGCTCCGGACCGTTTTCGGGCCGGTGCGCCAGCGGGGCGACGATGAGTGGGTTCGCGGTGGTGAGTTTTATTGTGAACAATGGGTCAGGTGATCCCCTCCCCCGTTGAGCCAGCCCACGCAGCCTGCCTGCAACGCATCGTTGCCGATTCTTCCAATCGCATCGCGTGGCTCCGGGCCCGTTCGCAGGGCATCACCGCCACCGACGTGGCCAAGCTATCCACCCCGAAGTCGATCGCCTCAGCGGCCTGGGACAAGCTCCACGGCTCGGGCTTCGGCGGGAATCCCTATACCGACCATGGGCGGGCCCGCGAACCGGTGATCGCCGCGTGGGTGCAAGAAAACTTTGACATTTTGCCCTCCAGCCAGCTGTTCCATGCGGCGGAGAATCACATCCACCTGGCCACCCCCGATGGATTGGGCATCCGTGCCGGCGGACACGTGGAATTGGCGGAAATCAAAACCACCAATAAGCCGTTCAAAACGATTCCGCGGAATTACCTGCGTCAGATGTTTTGGCAGCAATACGTCTTGGGAGCGCAACGCACCCTCTTTGTCTGGGAACCACATAAAGATTTTGTGCCCACCCACGATGAGCCGCTGACCCGCTGGGTGGATCGCGATGATGCGGAGATCAGCGATCTGATCGTCAAGGCCGATGCGATGGTGGCAATCCTGCGCGAGCGCACCGCCGCGGCCCGCGCTCGCGAGGACTACGGACCGGCGGCCCTGTACCTCTAAATCCGTTCGGGGCTAGGCCGCCGGGGCAGTCCCGGGAGCCAACGGCTTGGGCAGTGCCTCGGGGTGATCCCGGCGCAGCTCGGAGATCAGGTGTTCGCGGATGAAGTTGCGCAGATCGTAGAGGTCCCCCGGATTGCGCGCGGATACCGCAATCGTGACCTTGAGGATGCCACCGATGGCATCTGTAACGTTCAAGTCGCCGGTGCGTCCGTCCCACAAATCAGTGGAGGCCAACAGCTGTTCGGTACGGGTGCGCAGGTGCTCGATGGGTGCGTTCCAGTTCAAGTCCAGCAACACCGTCCCACTGATCTCATTGCTGCGCCGCGACCAGTTCTCAAATGGAGTGGTGGTGAAGTAGGTCGAGGGAATAATCAGCCGGCGACCATCCAGCAAGAGCACCACCACGTAGGTGAGAGTGATTTCCTCAATGGCCCCGCGCTGGGTCTCCACCACCACGGTGTCATTGACACGGATGGCGTCGGTGAAGGCGATCTGCAAACCGGCAAAAACATTGGCCAGCGTGGATTGGACGGCCAGTGCGGCCACCACGGAGATCAGGCCGGCGGAGGCCAACAGACCGGCGCCCAACGCCCTGACCTCGGGAATTGTGAGCAAGGCTCCGGCCACCGCCAGGGTGATGACCAGTGCGGTGGCTACCCGGCGCAGCAATCCGACCTGCGTCTGGATCTTGGCCAGACGTCGCGGATTGCCCTCATCCTCGCGGTACTTGGCCAGCACAATCTCTTCGAAGATGCCCATGATGACAATCAGCAGCCAGGCGATGGAACAGATCAATCCCAACAGCAGCACAAATTGCCAGATGTTCACCCAGGGGTGCGCGGCAAAGGACGCCGCCACGGTGACCTTGGTGAAAGCAAAAACCAGGGTGAGGGCCAACGGCATCCGCCGCATCCGGCGTTCCGGGGCTAGCCCCGGAACGCGGTGCAGCATCCGGTTAATAATGAAGCCCAGCACCACGGTGAGCAGCACTGCGGCGAGTAACCCGATCGCAATAACTACCCATGGCTTCAGCATCTCGGGTAATACATCTGTGTTCTGAACAACGTCGCTGACGGTGTCGTCCAATGTTGAAGAGGCAAAAATCTGCATATCAACAAGGGTGTCACATCAAGATGTGCCTCCGCCCTCCGCAGTTGCTGATTCGCCTATATATCTCCTGTGCATTGCAATGACGTGGAGTGTACGCATACCCCCTTGCCGCACCATTTAGCCCGCGCGCATGCTGAATCCGTCACCCCTTCCACTCGCAACACCACACCACTTCAGAGGCACATCATGAAAACCCGTATCGGCGCCGGGGTTGCCGGCGCACTGCTTGTCGCATCACTTGGCCTCAGCCCGGTTTCACCGGCTGCCACCGCCACCGCTCTCACCGCTCCGTATTGCGGTATTACCTGGGGATCGGTTGCCGACTCGGTCGCCGGCTACTCCAGCGCCACCATCACCAATCTGCGCACCGGACGACACGACTGCTTCGACCGGGTGGTCATTGACCTCAAGGGCAAGGTGAAGGGCTACGACGTGCGGTATGTCAGCGCCGTGTACACCGAGGGTCAGGGCAAATTGGTACCGCTAGCCGGCGCAGCTGATTTGCGCGTGATTGTGCGGGCTCCGGCCTACAATTC from Paeniglutamicibacter sp. Y32M11 encodes the following:
- a CDS encoding co-chaperone YbbN — its product is MELVLYTSAFCAPCVRARSVLGQARALLPAAQVIEVDVLSHLEEAETAGITSTPTLVVSRGGTEVFRATGVPSVPQLLAAAALALD
- a CDS encoding YqaJ viral recombinase family protein: MGQVIPSPVEPAHAACLQRIVADSSNRIAWLRARSQGITATDVAKLSTPKSIASAAWDKLHGSGFGGNPYTDHGRAREPVIAAWVQENFDILPSSQLFHAAENHIHLATPDGLGIRAGGHVELAEIKTTNKPFKTIPRNYLRQMFWQQYVLGAQRTLFVWEPHKDFVPTHDEPLTRWVDRDDAEISDLIVKADAMVAILRERTAAARAREDYGPAALYL
- a CDS encoding mechanosensitive ion channel family protein, with the protein product MQIFASSTLDDTVSDVVQNTDVLPEMLKPWVVIAIGLLAAVLLTVVLGFIINRMLHRVPGLAPERRMRRMPLALTLVFAFTKVTVAASFAAHPWVNIWQFVLLLGLICSIAWLLIVIMGIFEEIVLAKYREDEGNPRRLAKIQTQVGLLRRVATALVITLAVAGALLTIPEVRALGAGLLASAGLISVVAALAVQSTLANVFAGLQIAFTDAIRVNDTVVVETQRGAIEEITLTYVVVLLLDGRRLIIPSTYFTTTPFENWSRRSNEISGTVLLDLNWNAPIEHLRTRTEQLLASTDLWDGRTGDLNVTDAIGGILKVTIAVSARNPGDLYDLRNFIREHLISELRRDHPEALPKPLAPGTAPAA